The Nostoc sp. PCC 7524 nucleotide sequence TCATGTAGAAAGTGCTGCCTGTCAAACTACTTTCATCGTTAAATTTCCCAAATTTGCTAAACTATAAAACCTCAGTCAGTTGTATATTGGCGAATTAACTATATTTTTGTATTTATTATTAATTTTTGTGCATGATGGCATCATGTAGAGTTGTGTAATTTAGAAAACATAACAATACACCACGATTTTCACCCCTCTGCTTTTATTAGCTCATTCAAAGAAGTGTTGCGTATTAAGGTTTAGGTTGTTGCTTTGAGATATACCAGAGTAGTAAGCCATGTTGGGGATCATGACAGGGTAGGAGTATGGTGACTTTAAATGTTGCAGCATTAGAACCAGTTGATCAGTTTCATAGTCTGCAATTAACTTTGCGCGATCGCTGGAAAACTATCGAGCTATTTGACACTGGAGAGGCAGATATTATCGTCATTCCTTCCCTCAGTATTGACCAGCGTGAGATCCAAAAGGTGGAAGGTTTTGAACATTATGAAGAAAGATTACTTTTTGCCTTGATGCGGTTAAGAAATCCCCGCACAAGGTTAATTTATGTCACATCAATGCCATTACATCCCAGCATTATTGATTACTATCTACAATTATTACCTGGCATCCCCTTTTCTCACGCTCGCAATCGCTTACTTTTACTTTCAACTTATGATTCTTCACCTAAACCCCTAAGTCAAAAAATTTTAGAACGTCCCAGATTAATTGAGAGAATTCGCCAAGCCATCAGACTAGAAAAATCATTGATAGTTTGCTACAACTCCACCAATTTAGAAGCAGAATTGTCTTTAAAATTAAATGTGCCATTGTATGCGGCTGCACCAGAATTACAAATTTGGGGGACAAAAAGTGGTAGCCGACAAATCTTTGCAGAAAGCGGAGTTCCCCATCCAGATGGAAGTGGATTAGTCTGGAATACTCAAGATTTAGCTATAGCAGCTGGTGATTTATGGGAACGCCAACCGACATTACAGCGTATGGTAGTCAAGTTAAATGAAGGTATTTCTGGCGAAGGAAATGCACTGCTAGATTTGCGTCCTATTATGCACCTAGCACCAGGACAAGCTACTCATGAACAAAGATTAGCAGCAATTAGCGATCGCTTCTCTACTATGCGCTTTCAAGCCAAACAAGAAAACTGGCTAAATTTTGCCGGCAGAATTGCCGAATTAGGGGCAATTGTGGAAGCATTTGTCGAAGGAGAAATCAAGCGATCGCCTAGCGTTCAAGGACGCATCACCCCCACAGGCGAAGTTGAAATTCTCTCTACCCATGATCAAATCCTCGGTGGCCCCGATGGACAAATTTACCTCGGCTGTCGATTCCCTGGAGATGAAACCTACCGCTTACAATTACAGAATTTGGGGTTAAAAGTTGGCAGAAAACTAGCAGAAAAAGGTGCATTAGAAAGATTTGGTGTAGATTTTGTTACCGTTGATCAAGGTAACGGGGAATGGGACATTCAAGCCATTGAAATTAACCTCCGTAAAGGCGGCACTACCCATCCCTTCATGACCTTAAAATTATTAACTAACGGTCGTTATGACTTGTCTACAGGGTTATTTTATAGTCAACAAGGTCGCCCCAAATACTACATTGCTACAGACAACCTGCAAAAAGACCGCTATCGAGGATTATTACCAAATGACCTAATGGACATTATCGCCCATCACAAATTACACTTCGATAGCTGTACAGAAACCGGCACAGTATTTCATCTTATGGGTTGTCTGTCCCAGTTTGGCAAATTAGGATTAACCAGCATTGGTGATTCACCCCAACAAGCAGAAGACATCTATAACAAAGTAGTCAAAGTATTAGATGACGAAACCCGCACCGAAACACCCAATTTTTCCCTATTTTCAGACTACACCTTCCCCGTAGCCTGGGATGGATATAGTTGATAAGAATTGGTGAATATCTCTAAGTTCCTGTCACCTGTCACCTGTCACCTGTCACCTATCCCCAGTCCCCCTGACTATTGTCAATGGCCTTTTAGCCTTAGCTGCAAATAACTCACCAAAAACCGTGCGACGTTCTTGTGGTGATTCTGGTGTGATGTAACCCCACAAACTTTCCCAGTAAAAAAATGACATACCAAAAAAAGAGCGATCGCGCACAGCTTCGACTTGTTCTTGAACCTGTGTAATCTGCACAGGACTGCGTAAAGTCCCTGTAGTAATCCCAATTGCCACAGGTATTTTAGTCCGAGCAAATTTCACTGATGGTTTTTCCAATTCCGCAATAAAACTACTTTTGCTATTAGTATAGACCTGCAAAATCAACTCATCTACTAAACCCTTTTTCACCCAATTCTCCCAATCTTGCAGGTAGTTTCTATAGGCAAAAGCTTGTGAGGTTGGAGACACAGATATTTTGATATTAGGTTTTATCCCTTTCACAACTCTATATATTTTTGCCATAAACCCAGTTATTTTATTGGCACGCCATTTCATCCATTCCGGGTCAAATGGGTCATTAGGAGGGATTTTTCCCTGATGCTCTTTTTGATAAATTTCAATAGTAAAGGGGTCATAACCAAACTGTACTGGCATACCAAAATGATCATCAACTTGAATGCCATCTACATCATAATTGCTCACAACTTCTACAATTAGAGACAAAATAAACTCTTGCACTTCAGGATGCAATGGATTCAGCCAGACTAACTTATTGGTAGGATTATTATTAATTTCTTCAGGCAGCATTTCACTAATAGTTTTTGCACCTTGTTGACCAGTTGTCAA carries:
- a CDS encoding glycoside hydrolase family 10 protein; the protein is MNRLAKLCLFYLFCVQLVLCLTIFSNPSLSDYQQKNSLPTTTEIRGVWLTNVASGVLFVPWGIDRAIKQLSALNFNTIYPVVWNRGYTFYKSDTAKLFTGSDVQPLVNVVHGGQDILRKLLQLAKPQGLTVIPWFEYGFMAPPDSELARRYPDWLTTGQQGAKTISEMLPEEINNNPTNKLVWLNPLHPEVQEFILSLIVEVVSNYDVDGIQVDDHFGMPVQFGYDPFTIEIYQKEHQGKIPPNDPFDPEWMKWRANKITGFMAKIYRVVKGIKPNIKISVSPTSQAFAYRNYLQDWENWVKKGLVDELILQVYTNSKSSFIAELEKPSVKFARTKIPVAIGITTGTLRSPVQITQVQEQVEAVRDRSFFGMSFFYWESLWGYITPESPQERRTVFGELFAAKAKRPLTIVRGTGDR
- a CDS encoding peptide ligase PGM1-related protein, producing the protein MVTLNVAALEPVDQFHSLQLTLRDRWKTIELFDTGEADIIVIPSLSIDQREIQKVEGFEHYEERLLFALMRLRNPRTRLIYVTSMPLHPSIIDYYLQLLPGIPFSHARNRLLLLSTYDSSPKPLSQKILERPRLIERIRQAIRLEKSLIVCYNSTNLEAELSLKLNVPLYAAAPELQIWGTKSGSRQIFAESGVPHPDGSGLVWNTQDLAIAAGDLWERQPTLQRMVVKLNEGISGEGNALLDLRPIMHLAPGQATHEQRLAAISDRFSTMRFQAKQENWLNFAGRIAELGAIVEAFVEGEIKRSPSVQGRITPTGEVEILSTHDQILGGPDGQIYLGCRFPGDETYRLQLQNLGLKVGRKLAEKGALERFGVDFVTVDQGNGEWDIQAIEINLRKGGTTHPFMTLKLLTNGRYDLSTGLFYSQQGRPKYYIATDNLQKDRYRGLLPNDLMDIIAHHKLHFDSCTETGTVFHLMGCLSQFGKLGLTSIGDSPQQAEDIYNKVVKVLDDETRTETPNFSLFSDYTFPVAWDGYS